Below is a window of Gammaproteobacteria bacterium DNA.
ATGCCGGATAAAATTAAAGCCAAACCCGCGTAATTGATAGGTAATAACTGAAAAGCATATAAAGCCAATAACAACGCAATCAACCCGGCAACCCCTGGCAACACGAACCCAGGATTTAAAAATTCAAAAAATAACCCATAAATACCGACTAAAAGTAAAATATAAGCCACATTAGGATTGGTAATCACTGCCAAAAGACGCGTACGCCAATTCTCTGTTTGCGCCACCACTTTGAGACCTTTCGTATGCAGCACCAATTTTTGCCCTTGCAACAATACGGTTTTACCATCAATTTCTTGCAGTAAGCTTTGTATGTCTGGCGCAATCACATTGATAACTCCAGACTTAAGCGCCTCAAGATCAGTCAAGCTAGCAGACTGTTGTATGGCTTTTTCCGTCCAAGGGATATTACGCCCACGCAACTCAGCTAAACTGCGCAGATAAGCCAGAGCGTCATTTTTCACTTTACGTTCTTCGGTGGTTTCTACTGGTACAGTTTTCCCAGCATTTCCCTCACCGCCCAGGGCACTGAGACTCACGGGGGTCGCCGCACCGACATTAGTTCCCGGTGCCATAGCAGCAATATGGCTAGCATATAGGATATAAGTTCCCGCACTGGCCGCGCGTGCACCACTAGGTGCGACATAAGTAATGATTGGAGCAGGGGAAGCAATAATATCGCGGATTATTTCCCGCATCGCGGTATCTAAACCGCCTGGTGTGTCTAATTGGATAATCACCGCACTGCTGCCGGTGTTTTTAGCAGCCTCAATACCACTTTTGACATAATCCACAGTTGCAGGACCAATAGCCTCTTTTATGGTTAAAAGTATCACGGTTTTCTGGGAAGCTACGGGATTTTGGGCACTGATTAGAGTCAAAAAAAACCCAACTAATGCTATCAAACATAGCCCTTTAATTAAAATCCATTTCTGCATGGCTTTCCTTCCTCTAACCAATAATCTTTTCCGATC
It encodes the following:
- a CDS encoding nodulation protein NfeD, which gives rise to MQKWILIKGLCLIALVGFFLTLISAQNPVASQKTVILLTIKEAIGPATVDYVKSGIEAAKNTGSSAVIIQLDTPGGLDTAMREIIRDIIASPAPIITYVAPSGARAASAGTYILYASHIAAMAPGTNVGAATPVSLSALGGEGNAGKTVPVETTEERKVKNDALAYLRSLAELRGRNIPWTEKAIQQSASLTDLEALKSGVINVIAPDIQSLLQEIDGKTVLLQGQKLVLHTKGLKVVAQTENWRTRLLAVITNPNVAYILLLVGIYGLFFEFLNPGFVLPGVAGLIALLLALYAFQLLPINYAGLALILSGIAFLIAEVFFTSGVLAVGGIIAFIFGSILLFGTGTVGFSIAWSVIITVTVVTVIFFLVIVGLAMRARFRPIVSGREELIGSCGVIERIDEAGVWMRLAGELWQVRSSAPLSLNQKVIVTGRQGLVLFVAPQEAGKRLPS